The following DNA comes from Mycolicibacterium lutetiense.
ACGTGATCAAGGCGGTGCTCGCCGATGCGTTGGGTGTGCATTTGGACGGGTTCCAGCGCATCACCGCCGACCCGGCGTCGATGAGCGTGATCCGCTACACCGAGTTGCGCCCGTTTGTGATGCACATCAACCACACCGGTACGCAGTTGAGCGCCGGACTGGCCGCCAAACCCGCCACGGACGCCGTGGTGGGTGGGTCCACCAACTGACCCGCAGCACCGCTACCGGTATTTTGGAAGGTGCCATGGCCCGCGCAATTCACGTATTCCGCACCCCCGACCGTTTCGTGGCCGGGACTGTCGGCCAACCCGGTAACCGCACTTTCTATCTCCAGGCCGTCCACGACAAACGCGTGATCTCGGTGATCTTGGAGAAGCAGCAGGTCGCGGTGCTGGCTGAGCGAATCGCCGCGCTCCTGACCGAGATCAATCGCCGCTTCGGCACGCCGATCCCGCCGGACACCGGTGAAATCGGTGATCTGCTACCGCTGGTCACCCCGGTCGACGCCGAGTTCCGCGTCGGGACGATGGGGCTGGGCTGGGATTCGGAAGCGCAGACCGTCGTGGTGGAGCTGTTGGCGGTCTCCGAAGACGAGTTCGACGCGTCGGTGGTGCTGGACGACGCCGAGGAGGGCCCCGATGCCGTGCGGGTGTTTCTCACCCCGGAATCGGCCCGGGAGTTCGCCACCCGTTCCAGCCGGGTGATCTCGGCGGGCCGGCCGCCCTGCCCGTTGTGCGAGGAGCCGCTGGACCCCGAAGGGCACATCTGCGTGCGCACCAACGGTTATCGGCGCGGTGAGATGGCCGGCTCCGAAGATGACCCAGACACCTAGCCCCGATCCGGGTCCCGACCCCGACGATGGCGCGGTCTTGGCCGACGGCGAGTTGACGGTGATCGGCCGCATCCGGTCGGCGAGCAATGCCACGTTCCTGTGTGAGGCGACTTCCGGCGACCGGCAGGTCCACTGCGTATACAAGCCGATCCGGGGTGAAGCACCGCTGTGGGATTTTCCCGACGGCACCCTGGCCGGCCGCGAGCTGGGCGCCTACCTGGTCTCGGCCGCATTGGGCTGG
Coding sequences within:
- a CDS encoding DUF3090 domain-containing protein, whose protein sequence is MARAIHVFRTPDRFVAGTVGQPGNRTFYLQAVHDKRVISVILEKQQVAVLAERIAALLTEINRRFGTPIPPDTGEIGDLLPLVTPVDAEFRVGTMGLGWDSEAQTVVVELLAVSEDEFDASVVLDDAEEGPDAVRVFLTPESAREFATRSSRVISAGRPPCPLCEEPLDPEGHICVRTNGYRRGEMAGSEDDPDT